A single genomic interval of Amblyomma americanum isolate KBUSLIRL-KWMA chromosome 11, ASM5285725v1, whole genome shotgun sequence harbors:
- the Cchl gene encoding cytochrome c heme lyase, translating to MGASASHPREVTGPLGTVTVHTRSESQQQQSPPSECPMHGLCNEITGQPSKEQPQQPPYQTECPMSVAASGEEINPANMMPSPNQQPAPDQPFPLPTDRQRSRIPKAGGAEGETWEYPSQQMFWNAMLRKGWKWREADLRPEDMAHIIRIHNANNDYAWEEVLKWEALHAKECCTPRLKKFGGKATDYSPRARIRSWLGYELPFDRHDWIVDRCGKEVRYIIDYYDGGLVDAESSRFALLDVRPAFDSFENVWDRMKVAWWRWTVASKQESSSEPTTSQQGAAASQ from the exons ATGGGCGCCTCTGCATCACACCCGAGAGAAGTGACCGGGCCACTGGGGACGGTGACAGTCCACACGCGGTCCGaatcgcagcagcagcagtcgccaCCATCCGAGTGCCCCATGCATGGCCTGTGCAACGAAATCACTGGCCAGCCTTCGaaagagcagccgcagcagccgccatACCAGACCGAGTGTCCCATGAGTGTGGCAGCATCTGGTGAAGAGATCAACCCGGCCAACATG ATGCCCAGCCCCAACCAGCAGCCCGCACCCGACCAGCCGTTCCCGCTGCCAACGGACCGGCAGCGGTCGCGCATCCCCAAGGCAGGGGGTGCTGAGGGCGAGACGTGGGAGTACCCGTCGCAGCAGATGTTCTGGAATGCCATGCTGCGCAAGGGCTGGAAGTGGCGTGAGGCCGACCTGCGGCCCGAGGATATGGCGCACATCATCCGCATCCACAATGCCAACAATGACTACGCCTGGGAGGAAGTGCTCAAGTGGGAGGCACTGCATGCAAA GGAGTGCTGCACGCCCCGGCTGAAGAAGTTCGGAGGCAAGGCCACCGACTACTCTCCTCGGGCACGGATACGCAGTTGGCTCGG ATACGAGCTGCCATTTGACAGGCACGACTGGATCGTTGACCGGTGTGGCAAGGAGGTCCGCTACATCATCGACTACTATGATGGTGGCCTAGTCGACGCTGAATCCAGTCGTTTTGCGCTCCTCGATGTGCGGCCCGCCTTCGACTCCTTTGAGAACGTCTGGGACCGCATGAAGGTTGCATGGTGGCGGTGGACTGTAGCAAGCAAGCAGGAATCCAGTTCTGAGCCGACTACAAGCCAACAGGGTGCTGCGGCTAGCCAATAG